One stretch of Fibrobacter sp. UBA4297 DNA includes these proteins:
- a CDS encoding transglycosylase domain-containing protein, protein MNKFVKIIVAIFLVALICYIPFYIVVFKILPERDPDNQFNRANILQVLSGETRVFYEDGENLLGAFFDANHRVYVPYGDIPVNLINALIAAEDSRYWTHNGYDLKGFMRAMVNNVKSGRMSQGGSSLTQQAVKNIFGREERSIKEKLKEFLNALRMEKHFTKEDILEFYLNQFHVSGTGKGVAIAAQYFFNKELKDLTLAECAFIAGSVKGPFNYDPFIQRTEERRQKAIARGEARLKYVLGRMVEEGYIEQADMDAAIAKPLEFNHGNFRFTMSTTLERLEERLDSDFFHELFQQEGIEDWRKAQLEITTTLNAKSQDAAKRALQTNISNLQLQLGGFVLPKAQFANRARTARKGDYLYGAVDSVFYDTTGRLQSLKLNFGQLKGIVTEQSVNDFAKLAGGDVNKILATQLKPGAILLVSIIDETPIDGYAQCKIETEPVLQGALVAIQNGKVLASQGGFHNTGFDRSFKALRQLGSSWKPILYALALKYHWNYLDNLENEFNVFQYGNQFYFPRPDHKNKGDVVSIAWAATRSENIASIWLLEHLMDKLSDKEFEDVACENGFARSPDEERIKFVERLRDKFGLMMKEDVKREIEFTKARDALVERYMNDGKVLQARAVQNLRYGTFTDIGLKQAKRDPKITKYVNHNFKRYSEIWRAREIQELDPDESTKLLPLDSVQLIENFTLADFKRLNAMIEPVDSDADYFDMAHLRYWPDYRRALAMADYARFANEIGIHQKLQKVFSMPLGVNDITLAEITTAYQTLLTGKIFKCKDANWTEACFIKEIKNRDGRTIFRNKMESMTVLDDTVTTQMGVMLRSVFTNGTAHSQLTALSVKNPEGASKLRYPVMGKTGTTNDYRNVAFLGALPTYVKEKNGIALDSVIAIGSYVGFDDNKPLKSGRTRIAGASGGLPQWATFAKEEIDILGIPKQIDFLDISMIATGEVPLMLTNERGELTVDPMTGEALVNGEKGRPLPWLDVPGFTPPQVQKIAAETIAKSGIVVSLPMPQASTPPQTGNATDSATVKAQEAAPSVAQPATAQAGTAPITSAPKPQQVIPADARPVSEVMKADSIKKAKEAAKQIPLDPQQTFTPVQPPKPQAAMPKDDDWDLPENFSSQNAFVPIEADAE, encoded by the coding sequence CGACCTCAAGGGGTTCATGCGCGCCATGGTCAACAACGTCAAGTCTGGGCGAATGAGCCAAGGCGGCTCCTCGCTCACGCAGCAGGCTGTCAAGAACATTTTTGGTCGTGAAGAACGCAGCATCAAGGAAAAGCTCAAGGAATTTTTGAACGCGCTCCGCATGGAGAAGCATTTTACCAAGGAAGACATCCTGGAATTTTACCTGAACCAGTTCCACGTTTCGGGTACGGGCAAGGGTGTGGCTATCGCAGCCCAGTATTTCTTTAACAAGGAACTCAAGGACCTCACGCTCGCCGAATGCGCCTTCATTGCAGGCTCGGTCAAGGGGCCGTTCAACTACGACCCGTTTATCCAGCGCACCGAAGAACGCAGGCAAAAGGCGATTGCCCGCGGCGAGGCCCGACTCAAGTATGTGCTCGGACGCATGGTCGAAGAAGGCTACATTGAGCAGGCCGACATGGACGCAGCCATTGCAAAGCCCTTGGAATTCAACCACGGCAATTTCCGCTTCACGATGAGCACGACACTTGAACGCTTGGAAGAACGCCTCGACAGCGACTTTTTCCACGAACTTTTCCAGCAGGAAGGTATCGAAGATTGGCGCAAGGCACAGCTCGAAATCACGACAACTTTGAACGCCAAGTCGCAGGACGCCGCCAAACGCGCATTGCAGACAAACATCAGTAACTTGCAACTACAGCTCGGTGGCTTTGTGCTCCCGAAGGCGCAATTCGCAAACCGCGCCCGCACCGCTCGCAAGGGCGATTACCTCTACGGCGCCGTGGATAGCGTTTTCTACGATACGACCGGCAGACTGCAATCGCTTAAGTTGAACTTCGGACAGCTCAAGGGCATTGTCACGGAGCAATCCGTAAACGACTTTGCCAAACTCGCCGGTGGCGATGTGAACAAGATTCTCGCGACCCAGCTCAAGCCGGGCGCCATTCTCCTCGTGAGCATTATTGACGAAACCCCGATTGACGGTTACGCCCAGTGCAAGATTGAAACAGAACCGGTGCTGCAAGGCGCCCTCGTCGCCATCCAGAACGGCAAGGTGCTCGCAAGCCAGGGCGGTTTCCACAACACAGGATTTGACCGTAGCTTCAAGGCGCTTCGTCAGCTCGGTTCTAGCTGGAAGCCGATTCTTTACGCTCTCGCCCTCAAGTACCACTGGAACTACCTCGACAATCTCGAAAACGAATTCAACGTCTTCCAGTACGGGAACCAGTTCTACTTCCCGCGCCCAGACCACAAAAACAAGGGTGACGTTGTCAGCATTGCATGGGCCGCCACGCGTTCCGAAAACATTGCAAGTATTTGGCTTTTGGAACACCTCATGGACAAGCTCTCGGACAAGGAATTCGAAGACGTTGCCTGCGAAAACGGCTTTGCCCGCAGTCCGGACGAAGAACGCATCAAGTTCGTGGAACGTTTGCGCGACAAGTTCGGCCTCATGATGAAGGAAGACGTCAAGCGCGAAATCGAATTCACGAAGGCACGCGATGCGCTCGTGGAACGTTATATGAACGACGGCAAGGTATTGCAGGCCCGCGCCGTGCAGAACTTGCGCTACGGCACGTTTACGGACATCGGTTTGAAACAAGCGAAGCGCGACCCGAAAATTACGAAGTACGTAAACCACAACTTCAAGCGTTACTCTGAAATCTGGCGCGCCCGCGAAATACAGGAGCTCGACCCGGATGAATCGACAAAGCTGTTGCCGCTCGATTCCGTACAGCTAATTGAAAACTTTACGCTTGCCGACTTTAAACGTTTGAACGCCATGATTGAACCGGTCGATAGCGATGCAGATTACTTTGACATGGCTCATCTGCGTTACTGGCCGGATTACCGCCGTGCGCTTGCGATGGCCGACTACGCCCGCTTCGCAAACGAAATCGGCATCCACCAAAAATTGCAGAAAGTGTTCAGTATGCCACTCGGCGTAAACGACATTACGCTTGCCGAAATCACGACAGCCTACCAGACGCTCCTCACGGGCAAGATTTTCAAATGCAAAGACGCCAACTGGACCGAAGCCTGCTTTATCAAGGAAATCAAGAACCGCGACGGACGTACGATTTTCAGGAACAAGATGGAATCGATGACGGTGCTTGACGATACCGTGACAACGCAGATGGGCGTGATGTTGCGCTCCGTGTTCACGAACGGTACGGCACACAGCCAGCTCACCGCACTGAGCGTCAAGAATCCAGAAGGGGCCTCAAAGCTCCGTTACCCGGTGATGGGCAAGACGGGTACGACAAACGATTACCGCAACGTGGCGTTCCTTGGTGCGCTCCCGACGTACGTCAAGGAAAAGAACGGCATCGCACTGGATTCCGTGATTGCCATTGGTAGCTATGTGGGCTTTGACGACAACAAGCCTTTGAAATCGGGACGCACGCGTATTGCAGGCGCCTCGGGTGGTTTGCCGCAATGGGCAACGTTTGCGAAGGAAGAAATAGACATTCTCGGCATCCCGAAGCAAATCGACTTCCTCGACATTTCGATGATCGCCACGGGCGAAGTGCCGTTGATGCTGACAAACGAACGCGGTGAACTCACGGTAGACCCGATGACCGGTGAAGCTTTGGTGAACGGAGAAAAAGGCCGCCCGCTCCCGTGGCTCGATGTGCCGGGATTCACGCCGCCGCAAGTGCAAAAGATAGCCGCTGAAACAATTGCAAAATCTGGAATTGTCGTGAGCCTGCCAATGCCGCAGGCAAGCACGCCACCGCAAACCGGAAACGCAACAGATTCCGCGACGGTTAAAGCACAAGAAGCCGCGCCCAGTGTCGCACAGCCCGCTACTGCGCAAGCTGGGACAGCGCCAATCACAAGTGCGCCGAAGCCGCAACAAGTCATCCCTGCTGATGCAAGGCCAGTTTCAGAAGTCATGAAGGCAGATTCCATCAAGAAGGCAAAGGAAGCCGCAAAGCAGATTCCACTTGATCCGCAGCAGACGTTCACGCCAGTTCAGCCGCCAAAACCGCAAGCCGCCATGCCAAAGGATGACGACTGGGATTTGCCCGAAAACTTCAGCAGCCAAAACGCATTCGTACCTATCGAAGCCGATGCTGAGTAA